DNA from Leptospira mayottensis 200901116:
TATTTCGAAAGTACATGTACGGCAAATAAGGGTTTTGAACAGGTCATTCTCAAAATCGAATCTATGTTACCAAATGAATAACAATGTTTAAGACATCGAGTCAAAAAGAGGAGATTCCAACATCTGCGCTCCGAAAGACGAATCCCGTAAGAAAGACTTGTCAAGAAAAGTCTCCATTTCAAAGTTAAGAATGTATGGCAAATCGGGACGATCTTCAAAAAAAGACCCTCGCTAAAAAACGTCCTCTCCACAATATCTACGGGAAAGAGATTCTGAAAAAACGTCTTGAGACCGAAAACTTTCCAAGAACAACTATCTCCTTTTATCGTTATGTCATTTTAGAAAATGTACAAGAACTCAGGAACCAGCTTTACGTGGAATGGGAAGCCCTCGGAGTTCTGGGAAGAATCTACGTAGCAAGAGAAGGAATCAACGCCCAACTTTCAATTCCTTCTCACAATCTGAATTCTTTTAAGGAGAATTTGAATTCTAGAATTCAATTCAAGGACATGCTTTTTAAAATCGCCGTGAAAGATGATCACAAGTCCTTTCTAAAACTCGATTTAAAAGTGCGGAATAAAATTGTCGCAGATGGATTGAATGACGATGCATTCGATGTGACTAATGTTGGAAAGCACCTTTCCGCAGAAGAATTCAATCACTATATGGAGGATAAAAATTCCATCGTAATCGACGTAAGAAATCATTACGAAAGTGAAATTGGTCATTTTGAAAACGCCATTCTTCCACAATCCGACACCTTCCGGGAAGAGCTTCAAATCTTACTGGAGTTACTAAATGGAAAAGAAGATCAGAAAATCTTAATGTACTGCACGGGAGGCATCCGTTGTGAAAAAGCAAGCGCCTGGCTCAAACATCACGGATTTAAGGATGTCAATCAACTTCACGGCGGAATCATCTCTTACGCGCACGAAATTTCCCAAAAAGGACTGGAATCCAAGTTTAGAGGAAAAAATTTCGTATTCGACGGACGTCTTCAAGAAACGATCGGTAACGAGATCATTTCCACTTGTCATCAGTGTGGAAAGAAAAGCGATCGTCACGTAAACTGCGCAAACCCAGGATGCCATATCCTTTTCATCCAGTGTGACGACTGTTCCGAAAAATTCGAAGGATGTTGCACGGAAGAATGCAGAACCGTCTTACATCTCCCGAAAGAAAAACAAAAAGAAATCCGAAAGGGAAAATCGAACGAAAATCGTTTCTTCACGAAGTCGAAAATCCGTCCGAAAATTTCGGAACTCTATCAGAATCGAAAGCCCTTCGAAACCGTCTGAACTTTTAAAAAGAAATTTTTTTTCTAGACCAAAACCAAGCAAGACTTACACCAGCAAGCCCGTGCCAGATTCCCCAAACCGCCGCAATGATCGCCATACTTCCTTGACCTCCGAAGAACGCGAAAATCAAAACCAGTCCTAATCCCGAATTTTGAATTCCGGTCTCTATGGAAATACAACGAGCATCCCTTTCGTCTAAACGAATCAGTTTCGCAAAGTAATACCCCAATAAAAAACCGGTAGTATTCATTAGAAAAACGTAAAGAAATACTCTGTGAATCACTTTCAAAAATATCTGATAATTGGCAAGAAGTGCGATCAATAAAAACGCAATAAAGATAAAACCAGAAAGAACTTTGAGAGGTTTCGTCAATTTTACCGCGTTTTTCGGCAAATACCTCTTCGTCAAAATACCTAGAAAAATTGGAATCACTAGAATGATTAAGATCGCTTTAAAGACATCCCAAGGATTGAGTGTTATTTCTTTCAGAGCCGCTTGAACAGGAGGATACAAATTCCCCCAGAAAAAGAAGTTGAACGGAGTTGCAAAAATAGCAAGAACCGAAGAAAAGGCGGTAAGCGAAATCGAAAGAGCCGTATTCCCTTTTGCAAGAAGAGTGATAAAATTAGAAATATTTCCACCAGGACAGGCAGCAACAAGAAGCATCCCAAGCGCGATTCCCGAAGGTGGATTTAAAATCCAAAGAAGAAGATAAGTCGCAAACGGGAAAAGAATAAATTGCGACAAGATACCAGTAATGGACGCTCTAGGGTTATCGAAGAGTAATTTAAAATCCTCCAATTTAAGTTCCAAGGCGATCCCGTACATAATCAATCCTAAAAGCAAATTTAAAAAAACTAAACCACTTTCGTTGAAATTAATTCGAACCGCATCTAATTCCGACATCATCTTAATCTGCCCAAGCCACAAAAATTTCCCTCGGACCGGTAAACGGATGCCGTCCGTGAGAAACCGAATAATTATCAATTATGAGTATATCTCCCTCTCGCCAAGAAAAAAGAGAGATATTGTTCCAAAACGCGTCTTGAATTCTTTTCAGTTCCTGTCCTGAAATTTCTTGACCGTCGCCGTAAGTGCAGTGCGTGTCCAAGTATTCTTTTTTAGTCGTGATCTTTTTTATAAAAGTAAGAATTTCAAGTGTGATTCCTACTAAAAAACTACGAATCGTTTTCTGGTGAGCAAAGATTCTCCAATATTCTTTACGAGCCGCGTCGATATGAAACACTTGAGAGTGATTATGCCAAGCTAACGATTTGAATTCCGGATGTTTACGAATCGCTAATGTAGTGTTAATCAATCTCAAGTTATCCTTACCGAACCATTCCACCTTAAAGTTTTGTTTTTTAGAAATCTCTTCTACCTTTTCTCTATCTTTTGTTTGAAACATCTCGTCCCAACGTTTTGTTTTCCAAAACTGAAAACGAGATCGATTCGAAGGGCCGTCATAAACTCTGGAGTAACGAATTTTTTCTTTCTCGAATTTTTCACGAATAAAGACA
Protein-coding regions in this window:
- a CDS encoding rhodanese-related sulfurtransferase, which codes for MANRDDLQKKTLAKKRPLHNIYGKEILKKRLETENFPRTTISFYRYVILENVQELRNQLYVEWEALGVLGRIYVAREGINAQLSIPSHNLNSFKENLNSRIQFKDMLFKIAVKDDHKSFLKLDLKVRNKIVADGLNDDAFDVTNVGKHLSAEEFNHYMEDKNSIVIDVRNHYESEIGHFENAILPQSDTFREELQILLELLNGKEDQKILMYCTGGIRCEKASAWLKHHGFKDVNQLHGGIISYAHEISQKGLESKFRGKNFVFDGRLQETIGNEIISTCHQCGKKSDRHVNCANPGCHILFIQCDDCSEKFEGCCTEECRTVLHLPKEKQKEIRKGKSNENRFFTKSKIRPKISELYQNRKPFETV
- a CDS encoding bile acid:sodium symporter family protein, giving the protein MSELDAVRINFNESGLVFLNLLLGLIMYGIALELKLEDFKLLFDNPRASITGILSQFILFPFATYLLLWILNPPSGIALGMLLVAACPGGNISNFITLLAKGNTALSISLTAFSSVLAIFATPFNFFFWGNLYPPVQAALKEITLNPWDVFKAILIILVIPIFLGILTKRYLPKNAVKLTKPLKVLSGFIFIAFLLIALLANYQIFLKVIHRVFLYVFLMNTTGFLLGYYFAKLIRLDERDARCISIETGIQNSGLGLVLIFAFFGGQGSMAIIAAVWGIWHGLAGVSLAWFWSRKKISF
- a CDS encoding TauD/TfdA family dioxygenase; translated protein: MVAKTFSKVKNKTHSKTKTKAASVKKTKSKVAFALSKGFIDFKNPLPLVYQPDSEEQKGKQKLIQWIKSNKHTLVDDLKEYGAILFRGFDVFSPQDFEDVIINVDSNLKNNYLGTSPRNQVTKYTFTATELPPAYPIMQHAEMSFLDSPPKKLFFYCKKAPEKFGETPITDLRKVLNEVPVFIREKFEKEKIRYSRVYDGPSNRSRFQFWKTKRWDEMFQTKDREKVEEISKKQNFKVEWFGKDNLRLINTTLAIRKHPEFKSLAWHNHSQVFHIDAARKEYWRIFAHQKTIRSFLVGITLEILTFIKKITTKKEYLDTHCTYGDGQEISGQELKRIQDAFWNNISLFSWREGDILIIDNYSVSHGRHPFTGPREIFVAWAD